A stretch of Pygocentrus nattereri isolate fPygNat1 chromosome 8, fPygNat1.pri, whole genome shotgun sequence DNA encodes these proteins:
- the npas4a gene encoding neuronal PAS domain-containing protein 4A — protein MYRSTKGASKARRDQINAEIRNLRDLLPITDADKARLSYLHIMSLACMYTRKSVFFCQDVAATSGAEESARFFSFHELSELVHAMPGFLMLLTGEGKLLYLSDSVSEHLGHSMVDLVAQGDSVYDIIDPTDHFIMRSNLVPPTSPETDRLFRCRFNTSKSVRRQSAGNKLVLIRARCLSPPPGPSAPGSYWTSNPVWVCFCAPLEPHPPRPGTSTEQAFVPSLESSFLLSCFRSQHSRDMRLQDAQDSVSVYLGTDVEALRSRSWYSLLHPQDLSHASAQHCSLLREGGEGRAEMVVRVEAADHSWVWLYMVLQLETGENPISSNNYIISESEAWSVRQQLSSEETQLSVVLSTSTSTSQQDPASLQSPETLSSPDQVFTPGSSGLSGQSFDFSTTVCSAGSAEEQGASSSMETMPLESGPRSSLSSLEEETFFQQPPSESVDRPSAASSPVTVATVSDLDFLTQNILLPPAFQVDPPLPALPLPLPPVPTTQAQQTKEFVCTPPYTPQLGSSSFPFGEPLFSFDPTGATTPPPLPPTATVTTTVAPSLSPSAPSNPQGSPAPPTTTLSTLLPLTLPAPATDILFPSEPCSSSLYEKLPPTPDSPGDGDCTIMTLPEVRGPLYVDVPHGPLPYPPEGLLTPEASPGKQPSLSFFSLEREREKERTEISLLAQHISTLAEGFYLDPFLSKLLPSSVSPQPPSPSLDSVGLETVSLLGEFYPVKTWRGLDLPIFPDDDSLFEESVLETLLKDLSSPSLSPTPSSPSSSPSSPPTPECWRPPLHFDGVSAVSAGHFCSVQSAHCNHAAGCGAMMSPINAGDMADGKAAGEIAMETEVVSSPLSTSIPASPPLQLTASPVSPVPASSPVSPASPGLPCAQSLLEELAALEPTFGAGASIAPGLGQQPELYQLQSHLPQQCFHKDGSGSDPPF, from the exons ATGTACCGATCCACGAAAGGAGCTTCGAAAGCTCGGAGGGACCAAATAAACGCAGAGATCAGAAACCTGAGAGACTTGTTGCCCATCACCGATGCGGACAAGGCTCGCCTCTCTTATCTACACATTATGTCCCTTGCCTGCATGTACACGAGAAAATCTGTCTTCTTCTGTCAAG ATGTAGCTGCTACTAGCGGTGCCGAGGAAAGCGCGAGATTCTTCTCATTTCACGAGCTCTCAGAGTTGGTTCATGCCATGCCAGGTTTCCTAATGCTACTGACTGGAGAGGGAAAACTACTTTACCTGTCGGACAGCGTCTCTGAGCACCTCGGACACTCAATG GTAGATTTGGTCGCCCAAGGGGACAGTGTGTATGATATAATAGACCctactgaccactttattatgaGGAGTAACCTGGTGCCTCCGACTTCACCTGAGACAG ACCGACTGTTTCGTTGCCGTTTCAACACCTCAAAGTCAGTGCGCAGGCAGAGTGCTGGTAATAAGCTTGTCCTGATTCGGGCTCGCTGTCTGTCACCACCGCCTGGCCCTTCTGCACCAGGATCCTACTGGACCTCCAACCCTGTATGGGTGTGCTTCTGTGCACCTCTGGAGCCTCACCCACCCCGACCTGGCACCTCCACTGAACAAGCTTTTGTCCCATCACTGGAAAGCAGTTTCCTCCTATCATGTTTCCGCTCACAGCACAGTCGTGACATGAGACTACAGGATGCACAGGACAG TGTGAGTGTTTACCTGGGTACGGATGTGGAGGCCCTGCGCTCTCGCTCCTGGTACAGCCTTCTGCATCCACAAGACCTTTCGCATGCCTcagctcagcactgcagtttat TGAGAGAAGGAGGTGAAGGCAGGGCTGAGATGGTGGTACGCGTGGAAGCTGCAGATCACTCATGGGTCTGGCTTTACATGGTCCTGCAGCTAGAGACGGGAGAAAATCCTATCAGCAGCAACAATTACATCATCAG TGAGTCAGAGGCTTGGTCAGTGAGGCAACAGCTGAGCTCTGAGGAGACTCAGCTCTCTGTAGTGCTGAGCACCAGCACCAGCACCTCCCAACAAGACCCTGCAAGCTTGCAGAGTCCAGAGACACTGTCCAGTCCTGACCAAGTGTTCACACCCGGGAGCAGCGGTCTCTCGGGTCAGTCGTTTGACTTCAGCACAACAGTGTGCAGCGCTGGCTCTGCAGAAGAGCAAGGTGCCAGCTCCTCAATGGAAACAATGCCATTAGAGAGTGGCCCACGCTCCAGTCTTTCCTCTCTTGAGGAAGAGACATTCTTCCAGCAGCCACCCAGTGAATCAGTCGACAGGCCTTCAGCTGCTTCATCCCCTGTCACAGTTGCCACAGTGTCAGACTTGGACTTCCTCACCCAAAACATTCTACTTCCCCCAGCTTTCCAGGTAGATCCCCCACTACCTGCATTGCCACTTCCTTTACCACCAGTGCCTACAACCCAGGCCCAGCAGACCAAGGAGTTTGTGTGCACACCTCCATATACGCCTCAGCTAGGCAGCAGCAGCTTCCCTTTTGGGGAACCCCTCTTCAGCTTTGATCCCACTGGtgccaccacaccaccaccacttcccCCAACTGCAACAGTTACAACTACAGtagctccctctctttctccatctgccCCATCAAACCCACAAGGCAGCCCTGCACCTCCAACCACCACACTCTCCACCCTACTGCCACTCACTCTGCCAGCTCCAGCAACAGACATTCTTTTCCCCTCTGAGCCCTGCAGCAGCTCACTCTATGAGAAGCTTCCTCCAACCCCAGACAGTCCAGGAGATGGGGATTGCACTATTATGACTCTACCTGAGGTTCGTGGTCCACTGTATGTCGATGTCCCTCACGGGCCACTCCCATACCCACCTGAAGGCCTGCTCACACCTGAAGCCTCACCTGGAAAACAGCCCAGCCTGTCCTTCTTCTCCCTAGAgcgggagagagaaaaagaaagaacagaaatttCCCTTTTAGCCCAGCACATAAGCACACTAGCTGAGGGGTTCTACCTGGACCCTTTTCTTTCCAAGCTGCTGCCCTCTTCAGTCTCTCCACaacctccctctccctctctggaCTCAGTGGGACTCGAGACGGTCTCGCTTCTGGGTGAATTCTACCCAGTCAAAACCTGGAGAGGCCTGGACCTGCCCATCTTCCCAGATGACGACTCTCTGTTTGAAGAGAGTGTCTTAGAGACCCTCCTTAAAGACCTCTCCTCACCATCACTGTCTCCTACCCCTTCTTCTCCCTCCAGTTCTCCTTCTTCCCCTCCGACTCCTGAGTGCTGGCGTCCACCCCTGCACTTTGATGGGGTCTCTGCCGTGAGTGCTGGCCACTTCTGTAGCGTCCAATCGGCGCACTGTAACCATGCGGCCGGGTGCGGGGCTATGATGTCGCCAATCAACGCAGGCGACATGGCGGATGGGAAGGCGGCAGGCGAAATTGCCATGGAGACAGAGGTAGTGTCATCGCCACTGTCTACCAGTATCCCAGCGTCTCCACCGCTGCAGCTGACAGCCTCGCCCGTCTCTCCAGTGCCTGCCTCCTCACCCGTCAGCCCCGCATCGCCTGGCCTGCCCTGCGCCCAGTCCCTCCTCGAGGAGCTGGCCGCCCTGGAACCCACGTTTGGGGCAGGTGCCTCGATCGCCCCTGGCCTGGGGCAACAACCTGAGTTGTATCAACTCCAAAGTCACCTGCCGCAACAGTGCTTCCACAAAG ATGGGAGTGGAAGTGATCCTCCGTTCTAA